The following are encoded together in the Diabrotica undecimpunctata isolate CICGRU chromosome 7, icDiaUnde3, whole genome shotgun sequence genome:
- the LOC140446390 gene encoding zinc finger BED domain-containing protein 5-like — protein MEQYDLVRNPFLSCTPSTLSTEEEEPLTKLSCDSSVKLQYDKDKLFEFWSSLSHEYHAISAAALKVLLPFATSYLCETGFCAVAVIKNKYRSNVNLENEMRVAISKLEPWFQKLCSKKQAHP, from the coding sequence ATGGAGCAATATGACTTGGTCAGAAACCCTTTCCTGTCATGCACGCCATCGACACTTTCAACAGAGGAAGAAGAACCACTGACAAAATTGTCCTGTGATTCCAGCGTAAAGCTTCAATACGACAAGGACAAACTGTTTGAATTCTGGAGCTCACTTTCTCATGAATATCATGCCATCAGCGCTGCTGCATTAAAGGTTTTATTACCATTTGCAACTTCGTACTTGTGCGAAACAGGCTTTTGTGCAGTTGCAGTAATTAAAAACAAGTACAGGTCAAACGTAAACTTAGAAAACGAAATGAGAGTGGCAATTTCCAAACTGGAGCCCTGGTTTCAAAAGCTGTGCTCAAAAAAACAAGCACATCCCTGA